In Xenorhabdus griffiniae, the genomic window ATTGGCTTCAATGTCAGCTACATATTGGATGTCCTCAACGCATTGAAATGCGAGCAAGTGAGCCTTCTGCTAACAGATGCCACATCCAGCGTAAAAATTGAGAATTCAGCGAGTCAGGCTGCGACTTATGTCGTGATGCCAATGCGCCTGTAACAAAATTAACTCATTATATGATTCTCTCGCGTTTGCTGATCCGCGATTTCCGTAATATCGCGGATGCTGACTTGCCACTGGCAACCGGTTTTAATTTTCTGGTTGGGCCGAACGGTAGCGGCAAAACAAGTATATTGGAAGCCATTTATACCTTAGGCCACGGCCGTGCTTTTCGCAGTATTCAGGCAGGAAGAGTCATTCGTCATGATTGCGAAGAGTTCATTCTTCATGGGCGGCTTGATCAGCAACCCCATGAACGAACTTTATCGGTGGGCTTAAGTAAAAACCGTCAAGGTGACAGCAAAGTCAGGATAGATGGCAGTGATGGACATAAAATTGCTGAATTAGCGAAAATACTGCCAATGCAACTTATCACACCAGAAGGTTTTACGTTGCTAAATGGTGGCCCGAAATATCGTCGAGCCTTTATTGATTGGGGGTGCTTTCACAATGAACCACGCTTTTTTGCTGCCTGGGCCAACCTGAAAAGGCTGCTTAAGCAGCGCAATGCCGCATTGCGACAAGTCACTCGCTACAGCCAAATCCAGCATTGGGATCGAGAGCTTGCCCCATTGGCAAGTGAAATTAGTCAATGGCGGGCTGAATATATTGCGGAAATTTCCGAAGATATAGAAAAAACCTGCAAACAATTTTTACCTGAATTCACACTTAGTATCAGCTTCCAGCAAGGTTGGGACAAAGAAAGTGAATATGCAGAACTGCTCGCGCGGCAGTTTGAGCGCGACAGATCGCTAACCTACACCGCTTCCGGCCCGCATAAAGCCGATCTGCGGATCAGGGCGGACGGTACACCAGTAGAAGATATG contains:
- the recF gene encoding DNA replication/repair protein RecF (All proteins in this family for which functions are known are DNA-binding proteins that assist the filamentation of RecA onto DNA for the initiation of recombination or recombinational repair.), whose product is MILSRLLIRDFRNIADADLPLATGFNFLVGPNGSGKTSILEAIYTLGHGRAFRSIQAGRVIRHDCEEFILHGRLDQQPHERTLSVGLSKNRQGDSKVRIDGSDGHKIAELAKILPMQLITPEGFTLLNGGPKYRRAFIDWGCFHNEPRFFAAWANLKRLLKQRNAALRQVTRYSQIQHWDRELAPLASEISQWRAEYIAEISEDIEKTCKQFLPEFTLSISFQQGWDKESEYAELLARQFERDRSLTYTASGPHKADLRIRADGTPVEDMLSRGQLKLLMCALRLAQGEYFTRQSGQKCLYLLDDFASELDAGRRQLLAERLKSTQAQVFVSAITPGQVTDMIDVNSRMFRVEHGKIEVQPQD